A part of Chloroflexota bacterium genomic DNA contains:
- the purN gene encoding phosphoribosylglycinamide formyltransferase, with protein sequence MKPLPIGVLISGQGTNLDAILRRCESCTLDAEVRLVVSNRANAPGLEYGRRRHIPTTAIVRSEFDSREAQQREMARRLIEHGVELVVLAGFDQILSAEFVETFRHRLINLHPSLLPAFGGGMHAVRDALDYGVKVTGATVHLVDSDFPDADSGPIILQAAVPVLEGDDEASLLARIHEVEHQILPEAIQLFAEGRIRFVGRKAHILEPSPT encoded by the coding sequence ATGAAGCCCTTACCCATCGGCGTCCTAATCTCCGGGCAGGGGACGAATCTCGACGCGATCCTGCGTCGCTGTGAATCGTGCACGCTCGACGCTGAGGTGCGCCTTGTCGTGTCCAACCGTGCCAACGCACCAGGTCTGGAATATGGACGGCGCCGCCATATTCCAACGACCGCCATCGTGCGAAGCGAGTTTGACTCGCGCGAGGCGCAGCAACGGGAAATGGCTCGTCGGCTCATCGAGCACGGTGTCGAGCTGGTGGTTCTCGCCGGTTTTGATCAGATCCTGAGCGCGGAGTTCGTGGAAACGTTCCGACATCGACTCATCAATCTGCACCCGTCATTGCTTCCCGCGTTCGGAGGCGGCATGCACGCGGTGCGCGACGCGCTGGACTATGGCGTGAAAGTCACCGGCGCGACGGTGCACCTCGTCGACTCGGACTTTCCAGATGCAGACTCCGGTCCGATCATCCTGCAAGCGGCGGTGCCGGTGCTTGAAGGCGACGACGAGGCCAGCCTCCTGGCACGAATCCATGAGGTCGAGCATCAAATCCTGCCGGAGGCGATCCAGCTCTTTGCGGAGGGCCGCATCCGGTTCGTGGGACGGAAGGCCCACATACTCGAGCCATCACCAACGTAA
- the purF gene encoding amidophosphoribosyltransferase, with product MHEACGVIGIFGPGEEVARLAFFGLYALQHRGQESAGIATADGHRIGLYSDMGLVSQVFSEDDLAGLTGHMAIGHTRYSTTGSSCVENAQPICIESDLGPIAIAHNGNLVNTSYLAERLEERGDTPLTTTDSEIIGRLCATAPGRDWVERIRHTMPFVKGAYSMVMMSPRQLIAIRDPYGIRPLCLGRLGKSWIVASESCALDTIGAELLREIQRGEILIIDEGGPRSCHIDDPDARAALCIFEYIYFARPDSVIDDTLVYLARERMGATLAQEHPVEADLVMPVPDSATPAAVGYARASGLPYREGLIKNRYIGRTFIQPDQRLRESGVKLKFNPLPDVLNGKRVVVVDDSIVRGTTTPSTVALLRRAGAREVHMRVTSPPMVNSCYLGIDTARREELIAANMDIPSICRHIGADSLGYLSLHGLIESIGLPGDRFCQACFNGDYPMPVQLDLDKLVLEGARRAR from the coding sequence ATGCACGAAGCGTGCGGGGTCATCGGCATCTTCGGCCCGGGTGAAGAAGTGGCGCGGCTCGCCTTCTTCGGCCTGTACGCGCTGCAGCATCGTGGCCAGGAGAGTGCGGGGATTGCCACCGCGGACGGACACCGAATTGGCCTTTACTCCGATATGGGGCTCGTGAGCCAGGTCTTTTCGGAAGACGATCTGGCAGGGCTGACCGGCCACATGGCCATTGGGCACACCCGCTATTCCACAACCGGGTCGAGCTGCGTCGAGAACGCGCAGCCCATCTGTATCGAGAGCGATCTCGGGCCAATCGCCATCGCCCACAACGGCAACCTGGTGAACACCTCCTATCTCGCCGAGCGACTCGAAGAGCGCGGCGACACGCCGCTAACGACGACAGACTCGGAGATCATCGGGCGGCTGTGCGCCACCGCTCCGGGCCGCGATTGGGTCGAGCGCATTCGCCACACGATGCCTTTCGTCAAGGGCGCCTACAGCATGGTGATGATGAGTCCACGCCAGCTGATCGCGATTCGAGACCCGTACGGGATTCGCCCCCTGTGCCTCGGCCGCCTGGGGAAATCGTGGATCGTGGCTTCGGAATCGTGCGCACTGGACACGATCGGCGCCGAGTTGTTGCGTGAAATTCAGCGGGGCGAGATCTTGATCATCGACGAGGGCGGGCCACGTTCGTGTCACATTGACGACCCTGACGCGCGCGCCGCTCTCTGCATCTTCGAATACATCTATTTCGCGCGCCCGGACAGCGTGATCGACGACACGCTCGTGTACCTCGCGCGGGAGCGTATGGGGGCAACCCTCGCACAGGAGCATCCCGTGGAGGCCGACCTCGTCATGCCGGTGCCCGATTCGGCTACGCCGGCTGCGGTGGGTTACGCGCGAGCTTCGGGCCTTCCCTATCGAGAGGGGCTCATCAAGAACCGGTACATTGGGCGAACGTTCATTCAGCCTGACCAGCGGCTGCGGGAGTCCGGGGTCAAGCTGAAGTTCAATCCCCTTCCCGACGTGCTGAACGGGAAGCGCGTGGTTGTCGTCGACGATAGTATTGTTCGGGGAACGACGACGCCGAGCACTGTCGCGCTCCTCCGACGGGCAGGGGCCCGCGAGGTGCACATGCGGGTGACCTCACCGCCGATGGTGAATTCCTGCTACCTGGGCATTGACACGGCGCGGCGGGAGGAGCTGATCGCGGCGAACATGGACATACCATCCATTTGCCGACACATCGGCGCCGACTCGCTGGGTTACCTCAGTCTGCATGGTCTCATCGAATCCATCGGGCTGCCCGGCGACCGTTTCTGCCAGGCGTGTTTCAACGGGGACTACCCGATGCCGGTCCAGCTCGATCTTGACAAGCTCGTTCTCGAAGGCGCTCGGCGCGCTCGTTGA
- the purL gene encoding phosphoribosylformylglycinamidine synthase subunit PurL produces MGLTPHEYEHICKTLDREPNPLELGMFGVLWSEHCSYKHSKQLLRRFPTRGARVIQGPGENAGAVDIGHGLAAVMKIESHNHPSAVEPFQGAATGVGGILRDIFTMGARPIALMDALCFGSPGHPRTAHLLNGVVEGIAFYGNCVGVPTVGGSIAFHSTYNDNPLVNVLCLGLVRKADLLTSCAQGVGNPVLLVGSDTGRDGIAGASFASAELGSDGEEQRPAVQVGNPFMEKLLIEACLELVGDEGIVAMQDLGAAGLTGAATEMVSRSSLGIDIDVARVSRRERGMSPAEVMLSESQERMLIVAREGAEERIRALFRRWGLNSDIIGTITDTGLVRVREGDTLLAELPAAFLSGGAPEPPAPVVEPRSGPLRRVRGEPRFADGEWGGRPVEASEALLRLLGSPQLGSRRSVFEQYDHMVQTNTVVAPGEGAAVLRIKGTPLGLALGLGDGGNVCAVAPRTGGAMAVAEACRNVSCAGAQPIAVTDCLNFGDPERAAVWHALDEVVAGMSEACIALDVPVISGNVSLYNESRGAAIRPTPIVGALGILDNVACHARAVARAGDELWLLGPTKGSLGSSQYAAIILESVGGEPPGIDLELERRVQACVREIIAAGRVSCATDVADGGLAVALAEIALASGVGVMCDFGAWSDPASNGLADIDELLFGEAPSRIIVSAARGAADAIRSRAASHGVPVTLLGRTGGEVIQIGALRVPLSDARARWEQALAHIGETAGGMDATS; encoded by the coding sequence GTGGGGTTGACCCCCCATGAGTACGAGCACATCTGCAAGACGCTCGACCGCGAGCCGAACCCACTCGAGCTGGGAATGTTTGGCGTCCTCTGGAGCGAGCACTGCTCCTATAAGCATTCCAAGCAGCTCCTGCGCCGGTTCCCGACGCGCGGCGCGCGCGTGATTCAGGGGCCCGGCGAGAATGCGGGCGCGGTGGACATTGGCCACGGGCTCGCAGCGGTGATGAAAATCGAGTCTCACAACCACCCGAGCGCTGTGGAGCCCTTCCAGGGGGCTGCCACCGGCGTTGGGGGGATTCTGCGAGACATCTTTACCATGGGCGCTCGCCCCATCGCGCTCATGGACGCCTTGTGTTTCGGAAGCCCAGGTCATCCGCGCACCGCGCACCTCCTGAACGGCGTCGTGGAGGGCATCGCGTTCTACGGCAATTGCGTGGGCGTGCCCACGGTCGGCGGTAGCATCGCCTTTCACTCGACCTACAACGACAATCCCCTCGTGAACGTGCTGTGCCTCGGGCTGGTGCGTAAAGCGGACCTCCTGACCTCGTGTGCCCAGGGCGTGGGAAATCCGGTTCTCCTCGTTGGATCCGACACCGGCCGCGACGGCATCGCTGGTGCGAGCTTCGCGTCGGCCGAGCTGGGAAGCGACGGCGAGGAGCAACGCCCGGCCGTCCAGGTCGGCAACCCGTTCATGGAAAAGCTCCTGATCGAGGCGTGTCTCGAGCTGGTAGGCGATGAAGGCATCGTGGCGATGCAGGATCTCGGTGCAGCCGGCTTGACCGGGGCGGCGACGGAGATGGTGTCCCGGAGCTCGCTGGGAATCGACATCGACGTTGCGCGCGTGAGCCGCCGCGAGCGGGGCATGAGCCCCGCCGAAGTCATGCTTTCGGAGTCGCAGGAGCGGATGCTCATTGTCGCTCGCGAGGGAGCCGAGGAGCGCATCCGGGCCCTCTTTCGCCGCTGGGGACTCAATTCGGACATCATCGGCACGATTACCGACACCGGACTCGTTCGGGTGCGCGAGGGGGATACGCTGCTGGCCGAGCTGCCCGCGGCATTCCTGTCCGGGGGCGCGCCCGAACCACCCGCGCCCGTGGTCGAGCCGCGCTCGGGCCCGCTGCGCCGGGTCCGGGGCGAACCTCGGTTCGCCGACGGAGAATGGGGCGGGAGACCGGTCGAAGCGAGCGAGGCGCTGCTTCGCCTCCTTGGCTCCCCCCAGCTCGGTAGTCGCCGATCGGTGTTCGAGCAATACGACCATATGGTTCAGACGAACACGGTGGTCGCGCCGGGCGAGGGCGCGGCCGTGCTCCGCATCAAAGGGACTCCGCTGGGGCTCGCCCTCGGACTGGGCGACGGTGGAAATGTGTGCGCGGTGGCCCCACGGACCGGCGGCGCGATGGCTGTGGCGGAGGCGTGCCGCAACGTCTCTTGCGCGGGCGCTCAGCCGATCGCGGTGACCGATTGCCTCAATTTTGGCGACCCGGAGCGGGCGGCCGTTTGGCACGCTCTCGACGAGGTTGTGGCAGGCATGTCGGAGGCGTGCATCGCCCTCGACGTTCCGGTTATCAGTGGAAATGTGTCGCTCTACAACGAATCCCGCGGCGCCGCCATTCGACCGACCCCGATCGTTGGCGCCCTCGGAATCCTCGACAACGTGGCGTGTCACGCTCGCGCCGTGGCGCGAGCGGGCGATGAGCTGTGGTTGCTGGGGCCCACGAAGGGGTCGCTGGGTTCGAGCCAGTACGCCGCCATCATTTTGGAGTCGGTTGGGGGTGAGCCGCCAGGCATCGACTTGGAACTCGAGCGCCGAGTCCAAGCCTGTGTACGCGAAATCATCGCGGCGGGACGCGTGTCCTGCGCCACCGACGTCGCCGATGGCGGTCTCGCCGTTGCCCTGGCCGAGATCGCGCTCGCGTCCGGGGTGGGGGTGATGTGTGACTTCGGCGCATGGTCCGATCCGGCAAGCAATGGCCTTGCAGACATCGACGAGCTTTTGTTCGGCGAGGCCCCGTCGCGGATAATCGTGTCCGCGGCGCGCGGAGCGGCCGACGCGATACGCTCACGGGCCGCGTCGCACGGGGTGCCCGTCACGCTGCTCGGTCGAACGGGCGGCGAAGTCATCCAGATCGGGGCCCTGCGGGTTCCGCTGAGCGACGCGCGGGCTCGCTGGGAACAGGCGCTTGCCCACATCGGAGAGACGGCGGGAGGTATGGATGCCACGTCCTGA
- the purQ gene encoding phosphoribosylformylglycinamidine synthase subunit PurQ produces MRFGIVLFPGSNCELDTLHVLSQVLHEDANIIWHERTDVSSYDCVILPGGFAHGDYLRAGAIARFSPVMAAIKRYAHEGGLVWGICNGFQVLVEAGLLPGAMLQNAGLRFVCRWVSLRVESNATPFTRAIPVHDVLRMPIAHHEGSYYADQATLAEMERRGQVVLRYCDAGGTVSPASNPNGSVSGIAGVCNEAGNVFGLMPHPERCSEPILGGVDGLRLFESVARSFVSEVVASR; encoded by the coding sequence GTGCGCTTCGGCATCGTCCTCTTTCCGGGCAGTAATTGCGAGCTCGACACGCTCCATGTGCTGTCCCAGGTCCTCCACGAAGACGCGAACATCATCTGGCATGAGCGCACCGACGTATCCTCCTACGATTGCGTCATCCTGCCCGGCGGCTTCGCCCACGGCGACTATCTCCGCGCCGGCGCCATTGCTCGCTTTTCACCGGTCATGGCCGCTATCAAGAGATACGCCCACGAAGGCGGCTTGGTTTGGGGAATCTGCAACGGGTTTCAGGTCCTCGTCGAGGCGGGTTTGCTCCCGGGCGCGATGCTCCAGAACGCCGGCCTGCGCTTCGTCTGTCGCTGGGTATCGCTCCGCGTCGAGAGCAATGCCACGCCGTTCACGCGCGCGATCCCGGTTCACGACGTTCTGCGCATGCCCATCGCCCACCACGAGGGGTCGTACTACGCTGATCAGGCGACCCTTGCCGAAATGGAGCGGCGTGGCCAGGTGGTCCTGCGGTACTGCGACGCGGGGGGAACCGTCTCGCCCGCGTCGAACCCGAACGGCTCGGTGTCGGGCATCGCTGGAGTCTGCAACGAGGCCGGCAATGTATTCGGTCTCATGCCTCACCCGGAGCGGTGCTCTGAGCCGATCCTCGGTGGCGTCGACGGACTTCGCCTCTTCGAGTCGGTGGCGCGCTCCTTCGTGAGCGAGGTCGTTGCATCCCGCTAG